CTGAAGGATAAGAAGCAGCCCGAAAAGTTCATCATCACCGAGTCGAAGCTCTATACGCCTGCGGATGATCCGAAGGGTGAATATGAGCGCCGCAAGGGCTTGGGATACTGATCAGCATCCCAGGAGGGAAGTTTGGTGATTGCCGAACCTCCCTCCATTTACATGCCTTAACTTCAGCACTGATTCCGGCTTTTCGTGCGGCCAACCGTGGTGGCAGCCTGACTCAGGATGATCGCACTCGGGGCTTGTTCTCCCGTCCTGCCAGTCAGTTGGAGAGCTATGCGAAACAGCTGCAGATTTGGCGCGAACATGCTCTAATCCAGATGCGGCGGGAAGACGCGCCGATGTCTCTTTCAGGTGGGCTCATGCCAACAGACTTCAGGCCAGCAGATCCCGGCAGTGTTGGAAATCGACCGCCGGAAACCAGCGGCGCAGACGCCAATGTGGTTCTTGTGGCCAAGGGTATTGTCAAGACCTTTGGCAACCATACCGCACTCAACAACGTGGACCTTGCCTTGCATTCCGGCGAGGTGCATGCGCTGCTAGGGGAAAACGGTGCAGGCAAATCGACGCTGATCAAGATCATCACCGGAGCCTACACGCCGGATCACGGTGAAATTTCGGTCGATGGTGTTTTGGTACAGTTTACGACGCCACAACAGGCACAGTCAGCAGGTATCGGAACTGTCTATCAGGAAGTCAATCTTCTGCCGAATATGACGGTAATCGACAACCTGTTCATCGGGCGTCAACCGCGACGCTATGGTTTTGTTGATCGGAAGAAAATGGCGCGGGAAGCGCATCGTATTCTTTCCCAGTACGGTCTGGACATCGACGTCCATGCTGAACTTTCGACCTTCTCTGTCGCCGTCCAGCAGATTATTGCGATCGCCCGTGCCGTGGAGCTATCCGGCAAGGTTCTCATTCTGGATGAGCCAACGGCTAGCCTTGATCGAACCGAAGTCGAAAAGCTGTTCGAAATTGTCCGCCGGCTGAAGGCGCGCGGGCTTGCGATCGTATTCATCACGCACTTTCTCGATCAGGTGTTTGAGCTGAGTGATCGCGTCACAGTACTGCGCAACGGTCGCCTGGTGGGAAGCGAAACAATCGGCGATCTCGACAGAACAAGTCTGGTGCGCATGATGCTGGGCAAGGATCTGGCGTTTGTTCATGCAGAACTGGCGGCCGACGACACAGAACCCTCTTCGCCGCTGATGCGTTTCAGGGGTTTCGGTCGTTCCGGATCCGTCAATCCGTTTGATCTTACCGTTCATCGTGGCGAGGTCATTGGTGTTGCCGGTCTGCTGGGTTCCGGACGAACGGAAATGGCGCGATTGATGTTCGGCATCGATACGGCCGACCAGGGTGCTTTAGATATAGACGGCCAGAAAATCTCTTTGCGCGCACCGCAGGATGCAGTCTCGCAGGGATTTGGCTTCTGTCCAGAAGATCGCAAGGTTGACGGGATTTTCGGCGATCTTTCCGTTCGGGAAAACATCATCATTGCCATGCAGGCAAAGCTGGGATGGCTGCAGGCGCTCAATCGCGACGAGCAGATGGAGATCGCAGAGCATTTCATCGAGGCGCTTGATATTCGCACGGCTTCCGCTGATCTTCCTGTCAAGCTTCTCTCCGGTGGTAACCAGCAAAAGGTCATTCTTGCGCGCTGGCTGGCAACGGATCCTCGCTTCCTCATTCTCGACGAACC
The window above is part of the Rhizobium rhizoryzae genome. Proteins encoded here:
- a CDS encoding sugar ABC transporter ATP-binding protein, giving the protein MPTDFRPADPGSVGNRPPETSGADANVVLVAKGIVKTFGNHTALNNVDLALHSGEVHALLGENGAGKSTLIKIITGAYTPDHGEISVDGVLVQFTTPQQAQSAGIGTVYQEVNLLPNMTVIDNLFIGRQPRRYGFVDRKKMAREAHRILSQYGLDIDVHAELSTFSVAVQQIIAIARAVELSGKVLILDEPTASLDRTEVEKLFEIVRRLKARGLAIVFITHFLDQVFELSDRVTVLRNGRLVGSETIGDLDRTSLVRMMLGKDLAFVHAELAADDTEPSSPLMRFRGFGRSGSVNPFDLTVHRGEVIGVAGLLGSGRTEMARLMFGIDTADQGALDIDGQKISLRAPQDAVSQGFGFCPEDRKVDGIFGDLSVRENIIIAMQAKLGWLQALNRDEQMEIAEHFIEALDIRTASADLPVKLLSGGNQQKVILARWLATDPRFLILDEPTRGIDVGAHAEIVRMISRLREDGLALIVISSELDEIVSYSSRVVVMRDRSLVAELRGAEINPSSIVRAIAAQDAEAAE